GAAATGTATAAGGACAATTATAACTGTGTTTTCTAGGTTTTCTATCTTCTGTTTATGAACACTAGAGTGGTTATAGCTCTGATGAAGTcaataaaatgataaattaaaATAGGTAAAGACCTGGTGTGGTGCATTTAAACCCACTCAGATGCCTATGATGAGACAAAATTGTTGttaagtattgttttctctagcTCTGACTAATTGAAATAACCAACTGACTGTGGTGTTGCTGCTTCTCTGTATAGGCCTATATAGAACTTAATTTCTTGTGAGCTCCTGGGAAAATCAGACATCATTCCTGCTCACTGAAGGAGGAAATGCTGGTAACCAGTTATAAAAGAAAACTCCACCACAACTCTGCTGCTTTAGGTGCTGTGGCTTAATATGCAAATGAAAACCAAAGGACTTGGTCATTGGTGACTTAAAAACCCCAATTCCATTTTTGCCATTAGCAGCAGTTTTTTCCCAGGTTTCTGGCCTAAATCCAGTTAAAATAACTATATATGACTACTTACTAAACATTCCCTTTCTGCTCAGTTGATTATGGCATTATTCACTTTCTCTCCTGAAGTGCTGAAATACTTCTATGCACTGTTAAaaattccctgcctttcccctgaggcagctgcatttcagtgttGGAGTGATGTAATAATTCCTTCAAGAGCTTGCAATTGGTTTTTAAAGCCTAATATGCACTCCAGGATCTTTTCAGGAGGGGCTGTAAACAAGCATCCAGCATTCCTGCTCTCTAATATGTCATCCCTGGACCATTCCTTAGCAGGTCTAAAAATCCCACAGCAGTACCATGAAGTATTGCAGAATGATGTAagggcaaggattttcatcagtCAGGAGGGAAGCAGTGACGCGATAAGAGATTTTAGCTGTTCACCTTAGAAATATAACAGAACTGTGTGTAAACCCAGATTTGACTCATCTGACAGTATCTGTGGAGATTGTGGAGTTTTATTGGAGGATTAACCCCAAGGTTTGTTGTTTGGTAAGTTTGGGAACTCAGGTATGATTACAAAGGGTCACTGGGAGACGTGACACTTGGAAAAAGAAGTGAATTATCCAGAGACTAGAAATGAGTGACATCCAAGTCATTTTCACATCAACAGCAGCAGTAGTTCTTCACTTAATAGCCAGGAAAGCAGTAAAAAGATGATATTATTTTGGCCTTGGTTAAGTGATGAACATGATATTCAAGGATGCCAAGGTCAGAAAGGGATGAAAACATTTGATTGAGCTAAGAGATGGAATGAATGAGAGCAGGAATAGTCTTCAAATCCTATTGGTTAAACAACCATCTCAAGCATGAGATAGTGTTGAGAAGAAATAGGGTAAAAGACTGATTACTAAAAAAGCTATGTCTTAGAAGCaaaaatatataatgtaaaataagaattattcaaattgaaagtgttcaaggccaggttggacagagcttggagttacctggtctaatggaaggtgtccctgcccatggcagggaatgagatgatctttaaattcccttctaacccaaacaattttatgattctatatttctattgaagatattaaatactagagaaaaaaaagtttggatGTGTTCAAGAGGAcaagaaggaaaacagcaggaCTTCTGTACCACTGAAATGGgatagtaattaaaaataacagctgAGTGATGATTTTGGCCATGTGGCAGAGGCAGGACACCTTGGTACATTACTGCAGTGTCTGTCTCCATTTTTAAACACCAAAAATTAATCTGCTTTGGCTCCCATGCATCTTGAGATGTGATGTTATGTGGAAAAGCATGAACTAAGCTGGAATTGGCAGCAGGAGCATGAAGTGAACAAGAACCTGAATACAAGAGTCATATACTATACTGAAAAGGAATAGTGACAGATTCAGTCACTACTGGTGACTCCTGAAATTTCAGTCCTGGGGCTGATTGTGTTTAGTGTTTTTATAAGGATCCTTGGCATCACTGTGATGACAACAAGAAATCAGGAGACatcaatttaaaatgaaattatcagAATGTGAGCAATAGGCATGCAAAAAGGGAActattaaaaacaataaaatgctACAGAATTCTCACTTTATGGTCAGTTATTTGGAAATTATTGAGGAAAACTTAGGAAAACCAGCTGATCATAAAAGGGcaaaaacatttctgcaaaGTGCAACCATGAGCGTGGCATGTACCATGAAACTTTCACAAGAGATAATGAAGCATGTAAATTATTCAAAGCATCCGTAATGTATTAACTGTAATATTTTGTGCCAGTCACATTCAGGGTGAAGTCAGACTTGAATCCACATGCAGAAAGTCTAGAAGTGTGgtaagagaaatgaaaataatgtctTGTGACAGGAAAATTTTAAGAGCATGTTTTATTAGTCAAGCAGAACAAGGGCTGATGAAAACTTCTCTTTGCCTACAAATCCACCAAGAAAAACTGTGAAAAGAATTGCTTAAGTTTACATACTTGCCAGAAGACTGAGTGTAAAACCTGTCCCCTCAGTATTTATGCCAGGATCTACAAGCTTTCTAATTATTAGAGCACTGAAGTGTTATCTTTTGATTAGAAATACTGATGGCAAGAAAATTATCTACTTTTAGGGAGACGCTCAgttgaagaaagaaattatgaagTTTCTTCCACTTTCTCTTAGCAGTTCTGCTCTTTGTAGTTATCCTGATGGCTCTACTTCCTCAAATGCACCAAAACAGGAGAATTCCCAGGTCCAGCAGAGGCCTAGGTCTCTTCCAGGAGATGCATCTGTGAAATGTTTGAGAATTTTTATAGAGGAAGCCTTTGAGGGCTGGCAGGAAATCATGGGTTAAGGATTCTGTATGAGAGGCATGGTACTGAATTTCAGATGGGATGAAGCCATACAGCTTAGTGTAAACAAATGGTTATGATTCCTGTCAAGATCAATTTTTCATCTCCATAAAGCCCAGTTTAATAACATGGCACAGGCACCGCTGAAAAACGGGAATATCAGCTTTCCAACAATTTCCCAAAATTGAAAGAGAATCTGTTTTGGCAAAAACAGTACAGTTGTCTaccaagaaaaacattttaggtAGGTAGTTATGTaagcagtaaaaataaatgttttataaaatgCACCCACAAGGACTtagaagtattaaaaaaagcccccaaTAATAATTAACTAGATTTCATGAAGCATGAAACAGCCAAAAATAATAAGCTGTACAGCTGAAGGAGGTGAAGTCATTTCTCCTACTGCATTCCAAAGCTTGACCACCtggagagattaaaaaaatatatctgaagaattaattttcctaatatgGGCACAGTGtaaaattctgtcttttaaCATGACTTCATTTGGCCAAAGGAATGGAATTTTATGGAAGCTTAATATGTTTTACAAGTACTTGTTTCTCTGGCAAATCTTTGGGAAGGCAGATGAAATGAAGTAGCACCTATTACATTTCctttggagcaaaaaaaaagccGGTATTGTCTCCTGAAGAGaaagtaacattttaaattaaaaggtaATATTTGTACAAGATCAGGTCCATGAATAAATTTACTCTGGAAACTGAAATTTTCTGAACTTCTGAGTTTCTACAATTGCTTTGTTTTAGATAGTGGATCAAAAGCTTATTCGAAGGTAAAGCTTGGTGGTTTCATTTCCATGACAGGACAAAAACAATCCTTGAGTCAAAACCTCATCTTTGGATCTGTGAATATTAATCTCTGCATAGCTGATTGCACTGACTTTGTTAACATCacctttttccttcactgacCTAGAGAGTCACCTTACTCAGAATTTGAGCGTTCAGGGCATTGATAATCCAACAGAGACATTTAATGGGAATTAGAATCTGTTcagctttttcttctgcttctgatTGGAATGTCTTTGGGTTTCATTGAGAAAATCATTAATCTGATCTGTGGCCTGAAATTTTTCCTCAATCTTTAATtactgcctccagctctggggtgtcagcacaggaaagacCTGGAGCTGTTGgggagagtccagaggaggaaggaggatgaTCAGAGgggtggagcagctctgctgggaggaaagcctgaaagaactgggattgttcagcctggaaaataaaaggcttCAGGATCATCTAATTGCAGCCTTCTAGTAACTGAAGggtgcctgcagggaggatggagagagactatCAGCAAggggctgcagtgacagcacagtGAGGAACATCTTCAAATGGATAGAGAGTAGCTTTAGAGTGAAtttaaggaagaaattattttactgagtgagggtgggcaggctctggcacaggctgcccagagaagctgtacctgcccctgggtccctggcagtgtccaaggccaggttgaagagagcttggagccacctgggatagtggaaggtgtccctgcccatggcagggacggaatgagatgagcttaaaggtccctcccaacccaaaccaatctgtgtttctgtgactcTGAAGTTCAGATGCTTGGTACATAAGGATGCTGTCTAGTGTTGCTGGCtaagaatcacagaaatattagaaaaaaagagcttttattATTAGAAAACAGGGCTTTTTGGGATATCAATATCAGGGTTTCCCCCGTGCGTTTCAGAAActtcctcagcagctctttCCTTCGGGTTTGTGCTGACTCCCTGTGGTCGTTCTCGTGATGGAAACACCATTTGTGAAGCCAACACCGAAatcaggagcaggagcagcaccgcCCTTCTTTCTCCGCCCTCGGGGGCACCAGCGGCGGGGATCGCACATAAACCACACCGAGGGTGTTCAAGGTTGGCTAGATGCCATCAGATGCCACCGCACCGCTGCAACTTCGGGTCGAGCACACCGGAGCGCCACCGAGCGACGCTGCGGACGTGCGGGCGCGTCCCGCCCCATTCCTGCCCTCGTCCCGCCCCTTCCCCCGGATGCGGGCCGGGATGGCGCTGCCCACCCCGCGGTACGAGCATCTGGGGCCGCGGGGGCTCTTTCGGGACGTGTACGAGCCGGCCGAGGACACCTTCCTGCTGCTCGATGCGCTGGAGCGGGACGCGGACAGCCTGCGGGAGGCTCGGTGCGGCAGGGCGGGCAGGGGAGCCGGGAGGAGCGAGCTGAGGGGGGATTGCTGGCACAGGGGTGGTAAAGCCATTGCAGAGTTCCAGAGGGGCTGCGGAGATGCGGAAAGGCTGCAGGGGGGTGAGCTGAGGGGGCATTGCTGGCATAGGGGTGTTAAAGCCATTGGAGAGCTCCAGAGGGGCTGCGGAGATGGGGAAGGGCCGGGAGGGGTGAGCTGAGGGGGAATTGCTGGCACAGGGGTGATAAAGCCATTGCAGCGTGAAAGGGTGCTTGGCttcctcagcctggagaagaggaaaccTCGTCGCTGTCTGCAGCTTTCTCATGAGATGAGCCAGCACTGGTCCTGCTCTGTGTGAGCTGAGGggatggcctgaagctgtgtcggGAAGGATTAGgatggatatcaggaaaagctTCTTCTTCCAGAGGCTGGTGGGGCACTGGGAGAAGCTTCCTAGGCAATGGTGACAGCACCATCCTGACAGAGCTCAGAGAGTCTTTGGAGAGcgctcccagggatgcacaggatGGGATTGTTAgggggtctgtgcagggccaggggttgaATTGGATGATTCttgggggtcccttccagctcaggatattctgtaattctgtacTTCAACGTGTTTGGGAGGACAGCATGTTCTGTAATGCTGTCTTGACCAATCCTGTGTCTGTTACAAACAAAAGTCATCCAGAGTGTTCTCTCTTTAGAGTAGACATCTGCCTTGAAATAGGATCTGGATCTGGTGTAGTTTCAACATTTCTGGCTTCTTCCATCCTTGGACCCAATGCACTGTACATGTAAGTATAACAGCACCTAAACTGTTGCATGCAATAATAAAGGATGCCTAACCCAGGATCCTTAGCCCTCTTACACATATTTatcattttcacattttaaaaattgttattttctcAATTCTATAGATACATAAATCAGAGCAAAGAGAGCCTGTTGAGCATTTCTGAGCTTTTGGTGCAGCCTGAATTATTTACTTCATGTTCTTCATTCTGTAACAAATGAGTAGTGCTGTGGCTAGAAatccattttcccatttctcagACAAATTGCTAAGCCTACTCTTGTGTTTGCTGGGTTtaatccttgtgggtcccttttaactcagaatattctgtaattctataaACTAGCTTATGGTTCATAAGGTACAGTAGCCTATAACTTACACTTTGTAATATTTCCCTTTTAGATGCACAGATATCAACCCTATGGCAGCTTACTGTACTCAGGAGACAGCTCTGCTGAACAATGTTCACCTGCAGCCTGTCATCACTGACTTGGTAAGAGAGAGGTTTCAATAGTATTTCCTTCATACtttgtgtaattttttaatacttaaCAGAGATCATGGGGTCACACAAtagttagggttggaagggacctctggacaTCACCCCctgtcaaaaaaccccaaccagcTATTCAATCtctaaaattcaaaattaagcTCTAAAAATTCATTGTATTAGTTAAATAAATCTGTAGATTTAGTTTGGAAAGTGCTGGACAAGGAATTCTATAGTGGCCTGACATTATCATAGCCCTTTGTCTAAAGTTATGTAGTTCTTGGTTCTCAACCTTTTCTGATTTAATTAGAACTTTTGTCTGTTGTTACCTTTAGTTTCTTACAAAATTTGATATGGAGAAAAGCTAATTTTTCTCATCTCTTTAACCCTTTTATATGTTTATAAAAGACGATGTAGGTAGGCCACAATAAATGGGATTTAAAATGGCTGAACAACTACACTATGTAACTATATTTTTACAAAACATTTGcattcaaaaaaaccccccacacAATCATGAACTTCACCTACAGGTCAAAGGATTATCCCCAAGATTAAATGGGAAGGTTGATCTGCTGCTGTTTAACCCACCATACGTGGTAACACCTTCTGAAGAGGTaggaaaattttgaaatacacaataaaaatagtattgcTACTGTCTGTTGTGacaattctgtcattctgtttTATGACaatctttgctttccttcttcctaGGTGAAAAGCCAAGGAATAGAGgcatcctgggctgggggcaaacAGGGCAGAGAAGTAATGGATAGAGTTTTCCCATTAGTACCAGACCTGCTTTCACCAGGAGGATTATTCTACTTGGTcacaattaaagaaaataatccaggtgatTACTGTCCTTGAAATTCAAATGGGCCAAACCAGGTTTAATATGGTATAAATCAAAATGTTGATCACAGCTAGACCAAAAAGGCAAGCAAATTTATCAAAACTAAGAACTCCCCAAACTAGTTTGGAAAATGAAAGTGTGTGGgaccccagcagctctgcaggagttCAGTTCCAAGTCTGAAAGGTGGATTAATTAAGTCTGAATTAATCAATGAAGCCAGGCCAGTTCTTTCTTATGGTAGAGAATGGTGGTGTTAACTGAAAAGGCTTATTGGGAAATGTGATGTCTTTCATTTTACAGGTGTAGAGAAAAGATTTGGAATTGTTCCTTCTGATCTAATGTTTAATGGCCACAAATGATCATGTAATGACAAGATTATTCTTCACACCTGATTTATTAGGCAGCTTTTGTGAGAAGGTGTTACAAATTTCACTTTCTTCTGCAGTTTAGCTTCATACAGAATTCTAGCAAAACACTAAACTTCAGTTTTTAAGTTGTGAGCTTTATTTGTGCTTGGTGGGAGATTATTTTGCATAAAAGTTCTTGTCTGAAAGAGTGGGAGGACAGAGTTTATAAACTTTGCTTTGCAGCTTGACAAATATTTTAGAACTATCTTCTATAACCAatttcaactcatttgtaaaCACTGCACTTTCCATTGCAGATGAAATTCTGGAAACAATGAAGAAAAGCGGCTTAAAAGGCACACGAGTGCTTTCCAGGCAAGCAGGACAAGAGATGCTGACAGTCCTCAGATTTAGGAACTCTTGATAACTTCTCTTCACCTGCCAGGTAGTAGGCATGGAGAAAATTGAACACAGAGTTGTCACTTGGTAAACACTGAAGTGAATGCAATCTGCCCTTTGTTAATGGCAGGAATTTACTCATACAAGCAAAACATCAAGAAAGAAATGAACCCAAAAACTGAACCGGGGAACAAAATATCAATGGGTTCATAATGATCTTATATCCTCTGACATATCAAATGCCACACACCAGAGAGTCTCACTTCTACAAGCCATGCACACGTATCACTTTTAATTTGTAGTCTTCACTTGTCATTGGTCAGAACCAGGATCATTTTACACCATCAGCATTCACCACAAACTGCAAGTTTACAAGCAGCAGTATTAAGGTATCCTTCTGTTGGCTTAAAAAGTTCTTTCCTCTCCCAGGATCAGCGTTCTCAGCATGGATCACTTTGGCCTTGATTAAGGACCAGAGTCCCCCACATCCCTCTGAccttcagagaagaagaaagagccTGGTTAAAATACACAGATGCTCAGAGTTCAGCACAAAAGCATTTGGAGGAAGTTTGGATCAGTGCACAGATGGAAATACAGTGGCACTTTATACAGTGCAAAATGTGAAGGCAGAGTTAGGAGTTGTTTCACTTGTTCTCACATAGCTGTCAAATATTTTTACTACTCAGGGTAGTGAACTGCTCATCTCTTCCAACATATGTTCCAGCAGCAGATAAGGAGGATTCTCCAATTCTTCAATCCCTTGTTATGGGCTCAAGAGTTCTGCAACTCATTAGACACCTTCCCTAAGCTTCAGAGGTGGCTTCTCAAGGAATgatggaaaattttattttagtaattgTACGTATTTATATTGcgattgggaatttttttgaggAATACAATTTTGCAAATAGAAATTGATTTTTAGTAGTTTTCACTTCTTTTCCCCCATTCTAAAGAAACACTAATGTAGTTTTTCTGGTGTACACTGGAGGGTTTTCTGGGGCTCTCATTGTTTTGTCTATGGATACAAAGCTTAAATAAGTTGGCTTCAACTCCCAGCTTACTTTtgaccaaaataaaaaccaaacaagtttAGAAGGGGTAAGATGgaagtgcatttaaaaaaaaaatccatcatgGTTCTGTAGAGACTGACTTGCAAGAGTTTTGTTTGTGTAATGCTTCTATAAACATTATTTTGATACTTGTAGTAATCTGTGTAATTTTAGCAGTGCTTTATCACAGGAGGGTACTGGGCACAATGTAGTCCTCACATCAGTCCAAATTAGCAGAGCCTCTTACTCAAAAACTATTAGAGTTGAAAGTGGGATGATAATTAAATGTGGTTAAGCAAAATAATTGCAGATACACTGTCAAATTAAGGATAATTTGACTGCAGACTGGACCTAGAGCTTGTAGGATTTCCAGATTTCAAGCTCAGGGTTGAATGCTACCAAAACCTTTGGCCATGGTTCAAAAGTACCTTGTCCTCAGGTGCTGGAGTTCTTATCTGGCCAGTTACTGAATATTTTCTCagttattatcattatcatccTCTCCAGTTAAGTTAGGAGACTCTGCTATGGTAATAAAATAAGACCCATTATCTGCAGGGTGCTCTGAGCACTGCTTTGGTTTCTGTTCTCCACCTGTAATGTTTAATAGCTACAGACAGGTTTAATTATGAGGCCACTTCTTATTGTAAATTTAATAATTGCTCTGAGCCAATGTTACCTGAAAAATCTACAGGAATATCCTTTTTATCAACATGACTGGAGAAACCTTTATTGTCTGAGCATTGGAAAGAGAAGGTGATCGTGAGGGTTTAAAAAACATCTCCCCTTCTCTGGCTCCTGCCTACCCTCACAGAGTAATGAACAAagctgcagggtttttttgtttttttaaagatccTCCTGCACATGAGGTTTTGATTTTACAAGAAACAAAGTAGCAGAGTGGAGGGATACAAAGCAGGATTTTAAATGTATTCAGTGCTTCTGCATGACTCTAGTTCAACATCCATCAATTAAGAAGTTGAAAAAATTCACTGTTCACACAACAATCTGTAAGGGATGATTGTTTCTGCTGCTTGTTCTCAGCATCTTCATAAGGACAAGTAATTTGgattttgtgtgtttctttctCAGCATGTCTTTAAGACCTTTTTCCCTAAGTATTTTTAAGACATTGAAGCACTTAGCTGAACCTTCCCAAAAACTTTTACCTATGCAAAGTTTCTTCATAAAGTTAGAACCAAATTGAAGGCAAACAGGAATTTTGTATATAGCAATTGTCACCTCTGCTTGTGATGGAAATGCTTACCAAAGTCTAAAttatcaggatttttttcccagaataatattttggaaaaaataatggaacagctttctgaaatgttatatttggatttcttttttctatcgAAAAATTTTTGTTTGGATGGAGTGTGTGATCAGGAGAATCCTACTGATGTTTATGAGGAGCTGAAAAAGCATGACAAAAACTTTAATCCAGcctaaatggaaaatatttatggaaGAGAACACCTTGAGTGTaactgcacacacagcagggctCCACTTGAGCCAAAATACTCCTGCCACAAATTGCCTTTTTGTGCACTGAAGACGCCTGGTGGCTGCATCCACGGCCAGTTCTGAGAGAAAAATTGGTTATTCAGGGAAGTTTTTCTCTTGCTGAGACTTAATTACCACCTTGAGccattctatttttattatattattaagaTACAAATGAGATATTTTTGATCTCCAAATGGTAATTTagagtttttaattttgtttttttaactgagTCCATGGATTTGAGACACTGCACGAGTTTAGGTTTGCTTTAAAAGCATGTTTCAAGGGATAGTAAAtgctaaataaatataaaataagtaTTTGTCAAAGTAAGGAATGAGAGTCCTAATCCTAAACTGTATAATTAGGAAAAGGATATGGCAGAAAAAGATGTCACCATATGAGCATTGTCTGTAATAACTCAGTAACTTCTTTGCTGAATCCTAAGAGAAATCAGGTATTTAAAAACCCTCAGTGCAATTGAATTCAAAGAACCTCTTCCATTTAAACACAACTACAATAGTTCTCTGTATTAGATATTATTTTGGAGGAAAAGGCTCCAAAAAGATGGGGTGAAATTCAGACCTGAGGATCGCTATAAATAGAAACTTTACCTGATTCAGTCCCCTTTGTTAGGGCTGTTGCTAATTTACTGAAggcaagtgaaaagaaaaacccaaccatAATCTATGCAATGTTCTTTCTGTCCCACCTCAGTTTTTCTTCTGACAAGACCAACGTTCTATTTTGGGGctgcatttttcctgtttgtagGAAACCGCAGAGTGAGACACAGCGTTCTGAGAGTGGGCTGCAGGAAGTCTGCTGAAAATTACCTTTTAACACTGCGTGAAGGAGTTTTAGTGCCTTAAAGGAGCAGCAATGTTCCAGTGTCCCATCAGCTCCTTGCCTGTCACTCGTGATCTCAGAACTCAGGATTTACTGCTGCACCAGCCAAGGTAGCCCCTGCAGTTTTACTCCCCTCCCTGTTAGAGGAGGGGTCAGCTCCTTCATTTTAGTGTAAGTCCTTCACAACATGAGATTCTTTGCATCTCCCCACTTTTCCCTTAGCAGTTTCAGTTTCAGGAGGTGAGATGAGCCTTGTTAAACTGAAGCGCACATCTTGAGCCAGGTTCTGGATTGTATGCTCAGCTTGGGTGCTCTCAGGAGGGGGCTCAGTTCCTTCTGTCCAGAGCTGGTTAAAGCTCCACTTGGGGGTTTGTTGTCTGTAAAACACTTACATAAGTGCAACCATGGGTATTGTAGCTGTTGGATTTGTGTTGGAGTAATGACAGGTTCAGaaaaaaggggagggaggaagcaATTTAAAACTAATTATAGAAGAATTGAGGTGAGAAGGTGGTCAGTTACTGCAGTAAAATCCAATGCTGAATTGGACACTGGAGGACAGATTAAAAAACCACTTCAGGCAAACCAATATACAAACCCCTCCTAAAAACCTCTAAAGTCCCTAAATACTTTTCTGTCAGCCCTGAACAGAACTACTGAACAGTACTTTCACCTGAGCTGCAGTAGCTCTCTGTATTCCAACTCTCATCCTGCACTTTCTGTTTCTACCTGAGATGTGCCTGTAGATATGAAAGAGGTGGCCACACAAGCCACAAATTCCAAACTCCTTGTAAAAAAAGTCAtgggatgaggaaaaaaaaaaaaaagcagaattgtcAAAGATTGTCTCTCCTTCAGCCTATGCAAATTACAAATGTCAAACCTAATTATCAATATCACTGTGGCCTGAAAGCTGTGTGTACTTGATCCTACTGCATTCTGGATATGGATTGAACTGCCTTGATTCAGTTAAAAAGGTAAAATGTCACTATCAGAATTTAGCATGGCCTAATTACTaaactttaaatatttgcttcaCCTGATTCTGCATCAGCTTCCACAGAAATCCTGACTGATACATTGATTTTGCAAGTGTGCATGTGCTGTTTCATACACAAATTGTCCACACAAGAAAATTTTACAAAGGGTATGTTTATTTCTattctgcttttccatttcacaACAAAAAGCACTTGATCTTAATGTGCTGTGACCTGGAAGTgactgaaaatgagaaaatgatgGTTCATAAATTCATCAGTCAAGAGGTTGCCTGAATTTATCATTGATCCGTCCTTAGATGTCAAGAAAGGTCAGAATTCAGGAAAAGAAACGTGTAAACAATCAAACCCACACTTGATGATAATTTTTGATGGGTTGATGTTATTTGCTCAATTTTCATGAAGTCCCCAAGGGAGAGAAATCAAACTGTGACCTTTTTGGATTCTTCCACATTACAGAAGCCCTTCCTGAAAAGATCTGAGGCCTTGGGTTGCTGCAAGATCCTGTACTACAAATGGTTTACTGCAGTGTCAAAATGTACAAAAATCATTCCACCTGGTATTCACTTGGAGCAGAAGGCATCATTAGGGAATTTCTGTCACCATGAAGAAAATCAGGAGTGACAGGAAGCAGAGGTTTTGTATAACCAGTCCTGAAACAGACTTCAGTGTCACTGCACAGGTAAATCAACCAAATGCTTCAATATCTGATGTTACCTTAGgctacagcagcagctcctgaaatTTTCCTGACCCCGTCCATTTCTTGTGTCTTATATTACACCACTCTATGGGAACGACCACAAGTTCTTAATCCACTTGATTGGTAAAATAAGAGATTATGCATAAATTCTATAAAAAAAGgaatacctttattttttttaaagagaccGTTTTTCCATTACCAAGTGAAAACTTTACAATGTAAAGTATTTC
The nucleotide sequence above comes from Molothrus aeneus isolate 106 chromosome 2, BPBGC_Maene_1.0, whole genome shotgun sequence. Encoded proteins:
- the N6AMT1 gene encoding methyltransferase N6AMT1 isoform X1 — encoded protein: MALPTPRYEHLGPRGLFRDVYEPAEDTFLLLDALERDADSLREARVDICLEIGSGSGVVSTFLASSILGPNALYICTDINPMAAYCTQETALLNNVHLQPVITDLVKGLSPRLNGKVDLLLFNPPYVVTPSEEVKSQGIEASWAGGKQGREVMDRVFPLVPDLLSPGGLFYLVTIKENNPDEILETMKKSGLKGTRVLSRQAGQEMLTVLRFRNS
- the N6AMT1 gene encoding methyltransferase N6AMT1 isoform X2, whose amino-acid sequence is MALPTPRYEHLGPRGLFRDVYEPAEDTFLLLDALERDADSLREARVDICLEIGSGSGVVSTFLASSILGPNALYICTDINPMAAYCTQETALLNNVHLQPVITDLVKSQGIEASWAGGKQGREVMDRVFPLVPDLLSPGGLFYLVTIKENNPDEILETMKKSGLKGTRVLSRQAGQEMLTVLRFRNS